In the genome of Amia ocellicauda isolate fAmiCal2 chromosome 3, fAmiCal2.hap1, whole genome shotgun sequence, one region contains:
- the pfkfb4b gene encoding 6-phosphofructo-2-kinase/fructose-2,6-bisphosphatase 4b isoform X3, translated as MRGSSRCKHTQQPDRTVCMTNCPTLIVTVGLPARGKTYISKKLTRYLNWIGVPTKEFNVGQYRRECVKIYKSFEFFRPDNEEGLKIRKQCASAALNDVRQYLSEEGGQVAVFDATNTTRERRGTIVKFAEQNGYKVFFVESVCEDPEVIAENIVQVKLSSPDYTDCSTDEAVDDFMKRIKCYENSYQTLDEVLDRELSYIKIMDVGRRYLVNRVLDHIQSRIVYYLMNIHITPRSIYLCRHGESELNIKGRIGGDSGLSGRGKQFARCLGNFIQDQNIRELKVWTSQMRRTIQTAEALTVPYEQWKALNEIDAGVCEEMMYEEIQEHYPLEFALRDQDKYRYRYPKGESYEDLVQRLEPVIMELERQENVLVICHQAVMRCLLAYFLDKSAEELPYLKCPLHTVLKLTPVAYGCKVESISLNVEAVNTHRDRPENVDISRQAEEALVTVPAHQ; from the exons tgTGCATGACCAACTGCCCCACGCTGATCGTCACGGTGGGTCTGCCGGCCAGGGGGAAGACGTACATCTCCAAGAAGCTGACGCGCTACCTCAACTGGATCGGAGTTCCCACCAAAG aGTTCAACGTGGGTCAGTACCGGCGGGAGTGTGTGAAGATCTACAAGTCTTTCGAGTTCTTCCGTCCGGACAACGAGGAGGGCCTGAAGATCAGGAA GCAGTGCGCCTCCGCGGCTCTGAACGATGTGCGCCAGTACCTCAGCGAGGAGGGCGGGCAGGTGGCG GTCTTCGATGCCACCAACACGACCAGGGAGCGCCGGGGCACCATCGTGAAATTTGCCGAACAGAACGGTTacaag GTGTTCTTCGTGGAGTCTGTGTGTGAAGACCCTGAGGTCATCGCAGAGAACATTGTG CAAGTGAAGCTCAGCAGCCCGGACTACACGGACTGCAGCACTGACGAGGCAGTGGACGACTTCATGAAGAGGATAAAGTGCTACGAGAACTCGTACCAGACCCTGGACGAGGTGCTGGACCg GGAGCTGTCCTACATCAAGATCATGGACGTGGGCCGGCGGTACCTGGTGAACCGGGTGCTGGACCACATCCAGAGCCGCATTGTGTACTACCTCATGAACATCCACATCACGCCGCGCTCCATCTACCTGTGCCGGCACGGCGAGAGCGAGCTCAACATCAAGGGCCGCATCGGGGGGGACTCGGGGCTGTCGGGCCGCGGCAAGCAG ttcgCCAGGTGTCTGGGGAATTTCATCCAGGACCAGAACATCCGTGAGCTGAAGGTGTGGACGAGTCAGATGCGGCGCACCATCCAGACAGCGGAGGCGCTGACTGTGCCGTACGAGCAGTGGAAAGCACTGAACGAGATCGacgcg GGCGTGTGTGAGGAGATGATGTACGAGGAGATACAGGAGCACTACCCCCTGGAGTTCGCCCTGCGCGACCAGGACAAGTACCGATACCGCTATCCCAAGGGAGAG TCCTACGAGGACCTGGTTCAGCGTCTGGAGCCGGTCATCATGGAGCTCGAGAGGCAGGAGAACGTGCTGGTCATCTGTCACCAGGCCGTCATGCGCTGCCTGCTGGCCTACTTCCTGGACAAGAGCGCAG AGGAGCTGCCCTACCTCAAGTGTCCCTTACACACCGTTCTCAAACTCACTCCTGTGGCTTATG GCTGTAAAGTAGAGTCCATCTCTCTGAACGTGGAGGCTGTGAACACTCACAGGGACCGACCTGAG AATGTAGACATTTCCAGGCAGGCAGAGGAGGCGCTGGTGACGGTACCGGCCCACCAGTGA
- the LOC136731274 gene encoding proline-rich transmembrane protein 3, protein MAKCRSIMDAGPTHLLLLAILIHQSSGQVLASSSPTARTFDTNLIPPTDHQNPAPSASSNGNAGHDHLGPPPSSSLFGQKEPPVEDLVPRLAVTPDISVLGSGQGDSIDSAEGPLLPPVKEDRTAATGPELEEDTDVNQDRPTASLSPLPIPGVPQKQTQARPRGDPSTPVLVGRDPPTPVSTSPSLSPLPLPPPSQEPQIPAAPHTAGSPPKTESPDLESGKAVRPPAPPLPAPPLPAPLDPSSSPIQRESPASPSARPPTKPPVERVGLTITVTSGPPGPGHTSSASVTMGTTPPGGRRLVIPSDGPQVPIATAAPLTQGADSPTVGTEAGRGNGQSSADAPATWAGDLAEFQRQAQTPSPTTAAAEPPTPAPTPPQPSSTLRYAESNTHAPYSTSQELQPQPTRTRTTPANPELTSQSGDQATTSTGLTPVSTLATTLTGTERLWSRSPPQTGHRGERGRNRTRIVPGSRETGGSSTVTLLLPLTTANQQTKTARTQSTLSTSPPPSSSPSSSSAPLRPGGGRALDLDGNDTAAVASVPLGRPVVAPSPSALMPSSPSAPPCMRTGAGGPCMLPPNRTALLWADLRRTLSFAWEMHVYGSASLFLLLSLGGLLGLLLPPPPGVCGTPRGCLALTNTLLLLAGAVRAAYLFTDPYGTRELLTQPAMVALHNLPFPLLLWALAALCLLAVEAAGVSVLPAGLQRPPLAAVLALLHCTVQTAADFLSQALSPAVPAVLQALSVAWGCSLCVGFLFCVFPRLRYRTAPPALGGAGAREEAGGCGAGGRRQLRVLARVLCVCAVLGALCCGLQVQAALWLAGLLGDRRRFTWAWWLGQFCGRLLELGWASCMLLLASRPFWCPAQERGRSRGAGEEEEEGRAGRASSSSSSSHTCWAKILQCARGRQRRKAESNGVSGSNGGGGTGSAELPNNQAHQDRAGADISKSLIRNRAEALPLRSLKDINSSAGHSQQGGSTGSLQWPGGGALLHRSLSSLSLEKERGRESILSLTDFDLRPPSPIDLSRSIDEALHLVRGGLFSPRPPPSPPPSPPTHSVSPPPGPCQPLLSPGAPPTWPRRSSEPQLWREGEVGGAEMLAATQAAGGAPHIPPPAGEAAAEPRIVPPSLSCPVSLTASRWPPRPRPRPLRTGDDTLPFLPREERPEEGVPHSQARRSHRSQPDSVSVCSDTIDL, encoded by the exons ATGGCTAAGTGTAGAAGCATAATGGATGCTGGGCCGACACATCTCCTCCTATTGGCCATACTGATCCACCAATCATCTGGCCAGGTCCTCGCTTCCTCCTCTCCCACCGCCAGGACCTTCGACACCAACCTCATTCCGCCTACAGATCATCAAAACCCTGCTCCATCAGCTTCCTCCAATGGGAACGCAGGACATGACCACTTAGGCCCGCCCCCTTCCTCTTCTCTGTTTGGCCAGAAGGAGCCGCCCGTCGAGGATCTGGTGCCGCGATTGGCTGTGACTCCTGACATCTCCGTTTTAGGAAGTGGACAGGGAGACAGCATAGACTCTGCAGAGGGGCCACTGTTGCCCCCAGTGAAGGAGGACAGAACTGCAGCCACAGggccagagctggaggaggacaCAGATGTCAACCAGGACCGTCcaactgcttctctctctcccctgcccATCCCAGGGGTGCCCCAGAAACAGACCCAGGCTCGACCGCGGGGGGACCCCAGTACCCCAGTGCTGGTGGGTCGAGATCCGCCCACCCCAGTCTCCACCTCCCCCTCCCTGTCTCCCCTTCCCCTGCCACCCCCGTCCCAGGAGCCACAGATCCCTGCTGCTCCTCACACAGCAGGGAGCCCCCCCAAGACTGAGAGTCCAGACCTGGAGAGCGGCAAAGCAGTGcggccccctgccccccccctgcCTGCCCCCCCCCTGCCTGCCCCCTTGGACCCCAGCAGCTCCCCCATCCAACGCGAGAGTCCTGCCAGCCCCTCGGCACGGCCTCCCACCAAGCCCCCCGTGGAAAGAGTGGGACTCACCATCACAGTGACTTCAGGACCACCCGGCCCTGGCCACACCTCCTCTGCCAGCGTTACAATGGGCACCACTCCGCCCGGGGGACGGAGGCTCGTTATCCCGAGCGACGGCCCACAGGTGCCAATCGCCACGGCCGCTCCCCTGACGCAGGGAGCTGATTCGCCGACGGTCGGGACAGAGGCAGGGAGGGGGAACGGCCAGAGTTCTGCTGATGCCCCGGCGACGTGGGCGGGAGACCTGGCTGAATTCCAGCGCCAGGCTCAGACCCCCAGCCCGACCACAGCAGCCGCGGAGCCCCCCACTCctgccccaacccccccccagcCCAGCAGCACCCTGAGGTACGCAGAGAGCAACACCCATGCCCCCTATAGCACCTCCCAGGAACTGCAGCCTCAGCCCACCCGCACCCGGACGACTCCGGCCAACCCCGAGCTCACGTCACAGTCAGGTGACCAGGCCACCACCTCAACAGGTCTGACCCCCGTGTCAACACTGGCAACAACACTAACGGGGACAGAGCGGTTGTGGAGCAGAAGCCCCCCTCAGACAGGACACAGGGGCGAGAGAG GCCGGAACAGGACACGCATCGTTCCGGGCAGCAGGGAAACTGGAGGCAGCAGCACTGTGACGTTGTTGTTGCCCCTAACCACAGCCAATCAACAGACAAAGACAG CACGAACACAGAGCACCCTCTCCACATCCCCGCCACCATCATCATCGCCATCTTCCTCTTCTGCACCCCTGAGGCCAGGGGGGGGGCGGGCGCTCGATCTTGACGGGAACGACACTGCGGCCGTTGCGTCGGTGCCCCTGGGCCGGCCGGTGGTGGCGCCCTCCCCTTCGGCACTGATGCCCTCCTCCCCTTCAGCTCCCCCCTGTATGAGGACGGGCGCAGGGGGACCCTGCATGCTGCCCCCCAACCGCACGGCACTGCTGTGGGCTGACCTGCGCCGCACGCTGTCCTTTGCCTGGGAGATGCACGTCTATGGCTCCGCCTCCCTCTTCCTGCTGCTGTCCCTGGgggggctgctggggctgctgcTGCCCCCGCCCCCGGGAGTGTGCGGCACCCCCCGCGGCTGCCTGGCGCTGACCAAcaccctgctgctgctggcCGGCGCGGTGCGGGCAGCCTATCTGTTCACCGACCCGTACGGCACGCGGGAGCTGCTGACCCAGCCGGCCATGGTGGCGCTGCACAACCTGCCCTTCCCGCTGCTGCTCTGGGCCCTGGCGGCGCTCTGCCTGCTGGCTGTGGAGGCGGCGGGGGTCAGCGTGCTCCCTGCTGGGCTGCAGCGCCCCCCCCTGGCCGCCGTGCTGGCGCTGCTGCACTGCACCGTCCAGACAGCGGCCGACTTCCTGTCCCAGGCACTGAGCCCCGCGGTGCCGGCTGTGCTGCAGGCACTGTCTGTGGCCTGGGGCTGCAGCCTGTGCGTGGGCTTCCTGTTCTGCGTGTTCCCCCGGCTGCGCTACCGTACCGCACCCCCGGCCCTGGGAGGAGCAGGGGCAAGGGAGGAGGCGGGGGGCTGCGGGGCAGGGGGGCGGCGGCAGCTGCGTGTGCTGGCGCGGGTGCTGTGCGTGTGCGCGGTACTGGGCGCGCTGTGCTGTGGGCTGCAGGTGCAGGCTGCGCTCTGGCTGGCCGGGCTGCTGGGTGACCGGCGCCGCTTCACCTGGGCCTGGTGGCTCGGCCAGTTCTGCGGCCGCCTGCTGGAGCTGGGCTGGGCCTCCTGCATGCTACTGCTGGCGTCTCGGCCCTTCTGGTGCCCGgcacaggagagagggaggagccgGGGggcaggggaggaggaggaagagggcagggcagggagggcctcctcctcctcttcctcctcgcaCACCTGCTGGGCGAAGATCCTACAGTGCGCCCGCGGCCGGCAGCGCCGGAAGGCTGAGAGCAACGGGGTGTCTGGGTCCAATGGAGGGGGAGGGACTGGTTCTGCAGAGCTCCCCAACAACCAGGCGCACCAGGACCGGGCCGGCGCAGACATCAGTAAGAGCCTGATCCGGAACCGGGCGGAGGCACTGCCCCTGCGCAGCCTGAAGGACATCAACAGCAGCGCCGGCCACAGCCAGCAGGGCGGCTCCACAGGCTCCCTGCAGTGGCCAGGGGGGGGCGCCCTACTGCACCGCTCCCTCAGCAGCCTGAGCCTGGAGAAGGAGAGGGGCAGGGAGTCTATCTTGTCCCTGACTGATTTTGACCtgcgccccccctcccccatcgaCCTGAGCCGCAGCATCGACGAGGCACTGCACCTGGTGCGAGGCGGCCTGTTCAGCCCCCGTCCGCCACCCTCCCCGCCGCCGTCCCCCCCTACCCACTCCGTCTCGCCACCCCCCGGCCCCTGCCAGCCACTGCTGTCCCCCGGCGCCCCCCCCACCTGGCCCCGGCGCTCCAGCGAGCCCCAGCTGTGGCGAGAGGGGGAGGTCGGGGGCGCAGAGATGTTGGCAGCGACGCAGGCAGCGGGAGGCGCTCCGCACATACCCCCTCCCGCGGGAGAGGCTGCAGCCGAGCCCCGCATCgtgcccccctccctctcctgtCCCGTGTCGCTCACGGCCTCCCGCTGGCCCCCTCGGCCCCGCCCGCGCCCGCTCCGCACCGGGGACGACACCCTGCCCTTCCTGCCCCGCGAGGAAAGACCAGAGGAGGGTGTCCCCCACAGCCAGGCGAGACGCAGCCACAGGTCCCAGCCCGACTCGGTCAGCGTCTGCAGCGACACCATCGACCTGtga
- the pfkfb4b gene encoding 6-phosphofructo-2-kinase/fructose-2,6-bisphosphatase 4b isoform X2 — MAASPRELTQNPLKKIWMPCKNGLPEQHASQRKVCMTNCPTLIVTVGLPARGKTYISKKLTRYLNWIGVPTKEFNVGQYRRECVKIYKSFEFFRPDNEEGLKIRKQCASAALNDVRQYLSEEGGQVAVFDATNTTRERRGTIVKFAEQNGYKVFFVESVCEDPEVIAENIVQVKLSSPDYTDCSTDEAVDDFMKRIKCYENSYQTLDEVLDRELSYIKIMDVGRRYLVNRVLDHIQSRIVYYLMNIHITPRSIYLCRHGESELNIKGRIGGDSGLSGRGKQFARCLGNFIQDQNIRELKVWTSQMRRTIQTAEALTVPYEQWKALNEIDAGVCEEMMYEEIQEHYPLEFALRDQDKYRYRYPKGESYEDLVQRLEPVIMELERQENVLVICHQAVMRCLLAYFLDKSAEELPYLKCPLHTVLKLTPVAYGCKVESISLNVEAVNTHRDRPENVHVHRSREDALQTVPAHL; from the exons tgTGCATGACCAACTGCCCCACGCTGATCGTCACGGTGGGTCTGCCGGCCAGGGGGAAGACGTACATCTCCAAGAAGCTGACGCGCTACCTCAACTGGATCGGAGTTCCCACCAAAG aGTTCAACGTGGGTCAGTACCGGCGGGAGTGTGTGAAGATCTACAAGTCTTTCGAGTTCTTCCGTCCGGACAACGAGGAGGGCCTGAAGATCAGGAA GCAGTGCGCCTCCGCGGCTCTGAACGATGTGCGCCAGTACCTCAGCGAGGAGGGCGGGCAGGTGGCG GTCTTCGATGCCACCAACACGACCAGGGAGCGCCGGGGCACCATCGTGAAATTTGCCGAACAGAACGGTTacaag GTGTTCTTCGTGGAGTCTGTGTGTGAAGACCCTGAGGTCATCGCAGAGAACATTGTG CAAGTGAAGCTCAGCAGCCCGGACTACACGGACTGCAGCACTGACGAGGCAGTGGACGACTTCATGAAGAGGATAAAGTGCTACGAGAACTCGTACCAGACCCTGGACGAGGTGCTGGACCg GGAGCTGTCCTACATCAAGATCATGGACGTGGGCCGGCGGTACCTGGTGAACCGGGTGCTGGACCACATCCAGAGCCGCATTGTGTACTACCTCATGAACATCCACATCACGCCGCGCTCCATCTACCTGTGCCGGCACGGCGAGAGCGAGCTCAACATCAAGGGCCGCATCGGGGGGGACTCGGGGCTGTCGGGCCGCGGCAAGCAG ttcgCCAGGTGTCTGGGGAATTTCATCCAGGACCAGAACATCCGTGAGCTGAAGGTGTGGACGAGTCAGATGCGGCGCACCATCCAGACAGCGGAGGCGCTGACTGTGCCGTACGAGCAGTGGAAAGCACTGAACGAGATCGacgcg GGCGTGTGTGAGGAGATGATGTACGAGGAGATACAGGAGCACTACCCCCTGGAGTTCGCCCTGCGCGACCAGGACAAGTACCGATACCGCTATCCCAAGGGAGAG TCCTACGAGGACCTGGTTCAGCGTCTGGAGCCGGTCATCATGGAGCTCGAGAGGCAGGAGAACGTGCTGGTCATCTGTCACCAGGCCGTCATGCGCTGCCTGCTGGCCTACTTCCTGGACAAGAGCGCAG AGGAGCTGCCCTACCTCAAGTGTCCCTTACACACCGTTCTCAAACTCACTCCTGTGGCTTATG GCTGTAAAGTAGAGTCCATCTCTCTGAACGTGGAGGCTGTGAACACTCACAGGGACCGACCTGAG AACGTGCACGTGCACCGCTCCAGAGAGGATGCCCTACAGACCGTCCCAGCCCACCTCTGA
- the pfkfb4b gene encoding 6-phosphofructo-2-kinase/fructose-2,6-bisphosphatase 4b isoform X4, translating into MTNCPTLIVTVGLPARGKTYISKKLTRYLNWIGVPTKEFNVGQYRRECVKIYKSFEFFRPDNEEGLKIRKQCASAALNDVRQYLSEEGGQVAVFDATNTTRERRGTIVKFAEQNGYKVFFVESVCEDPEVIAENIVQVKLSSPDYTDCSTDEAVDDFMKRIKCYENSYQTLDEVLDRELSYIKIMDVGRRYLVNRVLDHIQSRIVYYLMNIHITPRSIYLCRHGESELNIKGRIGGDSGLSGRGKQFARCLGNFIQDQNIRELKVWTSQMRRTIQTAEALTVPYEQWKALNEIDAGVCEEMMYEEIQEHYPLEFALRDQDKYRYRYPKGESYEDLVQRLEPVIMELERQENVLVICHQAVMRCLLAYFLDKSAEELPYLKCPLHTVLKLTPVAYGCKVESISLNVEAVNTHRDRPENVDISRQAEEALVTVPAHQ; encoded by the exons ATGACCAACTGCCCCACGCTGATCGTCACGGTGGGTCTGCCGGCCAGGGGGAAGACGTACATCTCCAAGAAGCTGACGCGCTACCTCAACTGGATCGGAGTTCCCACCAAAG aGTTCAACGTGGGTCAGTACCGGCGGGAGTGTGTGAAGATCTACAAGTCTTTCGAGTTCTTCCGTCCGGACAACGAGGAGGGCCTGAAGATCAGGAA GCAGTGCGCCTCCGCGGCTCTGAACGATGTGCGCCAGTACCTCAGCGAGGAGGGCGGGCAGGTGGCG GTCTTCGATGCCACCAACACGACCAGGGAGCGCCGGGGCACCATCGTGAAATTTGCCGAACAGAACGGTTacaag GTGTTCTTCGTGGAGTCTGTGTGTGAAGACCCTGAGGTCATCGCAGAGAACATTGTG CAAGTGAAGCTCAGCAGCCCGGACTACACGGACTGCAGCACTGACGAGGCAGTGGACGACTTCATGAAGAGGATAAAGTGCTACGAGAACTCGTACCAGACCCTGGACGAGGTGCTGGACCg GGAGCTGTCCTACATCAAGATCATGGACGTGGGCCGGCGGTACCTGGTGAACCGGGTGCTGGACCACATCCAGAGCCGCATTGTGTACTACCTCATGAACATCCACATCACGCCGCGCTCCATCTACCTGTGCCGGCACGGCGAGAGCGAGCTCAACATCAAGGGCCGCATCGGGGGGGACTCGGGGCTGTCGGGCCGCGGCAAGCAG ttcgCCAGGTGTCTGGGGAATTTCATCCAGGACCAGAACATCCGTGAGCTGAAGGTGTGGACGAGTCAGATGCGGCGCACCATCCAGACAGCGGAGGCGCTGACTGTGCCGTACGAGCAGTGGAAAGCACTGAACGAGATCGacgcg GGCGTGTGTGAGGAGATGATGTACGAGGAGATACAGGAGCACTACCCCCTGGAGTTCGCCCTGCGCGACCAGGACAAGTACCGATACCGCTATCCCAAGGGAGAG TCCTACGAGGACCTGGTTCAGCGTCTGGAGCCGGTCATCATGGAGCTCGAGAGGCAGGAGAACGTGCTGGTCATCTGTCACCAGGCCGTCATGCGCTGCCTGCTGGCCTACTTCCTGGACAAGAGCGCAG AGGAGCTGCCCTACCTCAAGTGTCCCTTACACACCGTTCTCAAACTCACTCCTGTGGCTTATG GCTGTAAAGTAGAGTCCATCTCTCTGAACGTGGAGGCTGTGAACACTCACAGGGACCGACCTGAG AATGTAGACATTTCCAGGCAGGCAGAGGAGGCGCTGGTGACGGTACCGGCCCACCAGTGA
- the pfkfb4b gene encoding 6-phosphofructo-2-kinase/fructose-2,6-bisphosphatase 4b isoform X1, producing MAASPRELTQNPLKKIWMPCKNGLPEQHASQRKVCMTNCPTLIVTVGLPARGKTYISKKLTRYLNWIGVPTKEFNVGQYRRECVKIYKSFEFFRPDNEEGLKIRKQCASAALNDVRQYLSEEGGQVAVFDATNTTRERRGTIVKFAEQNGYKVFFVESVCEDPEVIAENIVQVKLSSPDYTDCSTDEAVDDFMKRIKCYENSYQTLDEVLDRELSYIKIMDVGRRYLVNRVLDHIQSRIVYYLMNIHITPRSIYLCRHGESELNIKGRIGGDSGLSGRGKQFARCLGNFIQDQNIRELKVWTSQMRRTIQTAEALTVPYEQWKALNEIDAGVCEEMMYEEIQEHYPLEFALRDQDKYRYRYPKGESYEDLVQRLEPVIMELERQENVLVICHQAVMRCLLAYFLDKSAEELPYLKCPLHTVLKLTPVAYGCKVESISLNVEAVNTHRDRPENVDISRQAEEALVTVPAHQ from the exons tgTGCATGACCAACTGCCCCACGCTGATCGTCACGGTGGGTCTGCCGGCCAGGGGGAAGACGTACATCTCCAAGAAGCTGACGCGCTACCTCAACTGGATCGGAGTTCCCACCAAAG aGTTCAACGTGGGTCAGTACCGGCGGGAGTGTGTGAAGATCTACAAGTCTTTCGAGTTCTTCCGTCCGGACAACGAGGAGGGCCTGAAGATCAGGAA GCAGTGCGCCTCCGCGGCTCTGAACGATGTGCGCCAGTACCTCAGCGAGGAGGGCGGGCAGGTGGCG GTCTTCGATGCCACCAACACGACCAGGGAGCGCCGGGGCACCATCGTGAAATTTGCCGAACAGAACGGTTacaag GTGTTCTTCGTGGAGTCTGTGTGTGAAGACCCTGAGGTCATCGCAGAGAACATTGTG CAAGTGAAGCTCAGCAGCCCGGACTACACGGACTGCAGCACTGACGAGGCAGTGGACGACTTCATGAAGAGGATAAAGTGCTACGAGAACTCGTACCAGACCCTGGACGAGGTGCTGGACCg GGAGCTGTCCTACATCAAGATCATGGACGTGGGCCGGCGGTACCTGGTGAACCGGGTGCTGGACCACATCCAGAGCCGCATTGTGTACTACCTCATGAACATCCACATCACGCCGCGCTCCATCTACCTGTGCCGGCACGGCGAGAGCGAGCTCAACATCAAGGGCCGCATCGGGGGGGACTCGGGGCTGTCGGGCCGCGGCAAGCAG ttcgCCAGGTGTCTGGGGAATTTCATCCAGGACCAGAACATCCGTGAGCTGAAGGTGTGGACGAGTCAGATGCGGCGCACCATCCAGACAGCGGAGGCGCTGACTGTGCCGTACGAGCAGTGGAAAGCACTGAACGAGATCGacgcg GGCGTGTGTGAGGAGATGATGTACGAGGAGATACAGGAGCACTACCCCCTGGAGTTCGCCCTGCGCGACCAGGACAAGTACCGATACCGCTATCCCAAGGGAGAG TCCTACGAGGACCTGGTTCAGCGTCTGGAGCCGGTCATCATGGAGCTCGAGAGGCAGGAGAACGTGCTGGTCATCTGTCACCAGGCCGTCATGCGCTGCCTGCTGGCCTACTTCCTGGACAAGAGCGCAG AGGAGCTGCCCTACCTCAAGTGTCCCTTACACACCGTTCTCAAACTCACTCCTGTGGCTTATG GCTGTAAAGTAGAGTCCATCTCTCTGAACGTGGAGGCTGTGAACACTCACAGGGACCGACCTGAG AATGTAGACATTTCCAGGCAGGCAGAGGAGGCGCTGGTGACGGTACCGGCCCACCAGTGA